A window of Chrysoperla carnea chromosome 3, inChrCarn1.1, whole genome shotgun sequence genomic DNA:
TATTGGAACGAGCTTAATACCTAAGGCTCAAGACCACACAATGCCTCAAACGTGCGTTTTAGGACAAACTTGGTCACTATTTACCAGAATGTAGTTCTAACAAATGAGCGTTTAAATCGACGCTTCTGTGACTTCAGTCTGAATTTTTTGATAGCTTTGTAgcttaaaccaatttatttttaaagataatttttaacaattttttaatttataaacaaacactCTTTATTAAACActcaatacattaaaaaaaaaaaacttacaaaatcaaaaaatacaattttcagtataatatcttaaaatgtaaacaatacGGCCTTAAAGGAGCTAAAAAGTGATGAAGTGTTTTATTAAcacttaagaaatatttttgtctacatttgtatgataaaatattgtataataaataaataaaaattctaaaaataataaatattttatatatatatgcctTTTATTCCTGTTAAAATGCAATTAATACTTAGTCTAACGTTTAGTTCTAAAATTACTAAAGGTAAGTcattaaacaattataaataagtcaatAATTATATGctaacaaaatatttagaatataagGAATCCAAGcgcaaaaaattgagaaaaaacttGTAATGTTTGCCCCCCTAAATTGTCCGATCAATCAATTTATgcaatcaaacaaaaataattcaatggaGTAGATGAGTCTTTAAACTGGAAATGGCAACCTTGAAGCTGGAccgttttgatatttttggacCTTGTATATTATATGCAACAGTCCCTGAAAATTCGTTGGTAAATAGTATCGACGAAAAGTAGTATGACGAAAAAGCTAGCTGTTTATGAgaacaacagcccgcttttattgagaTAACTTAGCGATCgtagcgcctcacttattttgtccgtATTTCTGGGACACCATTTCCtacagcgatcgttctccttctctctaacctccatgATAAAAGCTAATACATTACTTTCAACTCCCCTACTAGATACATTATTGGTTAGTCCTCAGACAAAGTAAATTCGTCCCTGTCTGACATacgatttttaaatatgattgatGAAAGATATGTAGGATAAAAAAGTTTGGctacaaattttcgatttaccaattgaaataatataaacaaaaataaatttataagttaattaaacaaaattttgtagaaactCTTTCGTCACACATTCTTTCAACCAAACACCTAATGCAAATTGGGGAGCctgcaaattttatataatagttttttttttcctggtTAAACTGCTATCTGTATATATTTGATAACCCTTTCGAAACGATTTTACGTTTCAACAGACACTTCATACGGGCAATCAGCCGTTGTAGCTACAGCAACCGATGGTAAATAATACGCTCTCAAAAGATTATGTAATCTTGCTACTTCTGCATCTTCTTTTTCAAATTGTCGTAtcatttgtgaaaatttaactATTCCTTCACGACCTTCCACAAATccgtattttttgataacattcatTTCAATTTCCATAATCATTGGAAATACATATTGCATCATTTTTAGCATTTCATTGCCGATACTCTCACGTGCTTCTTGTAGTTTTGATGAATTCTCTTCTGTATTTAATTCTTCTAAAATATCATTCAAAGCTGCTATAGCATTTTCAACTGTAAAATTTgacattgtaaattttattatttactatttgtaAACACTACACTAGACTTGGTAAATTCAGTGATAATAAAGTAGAGCGGGtttttcaatgaataataagccagaaaactatttaaataataactttaacttccttttaattctaatttaagTCCCAATCGCCTTAATATGCCTTTTGTTCTCTTAGTTTTTCCTATTTCTATTTATCTATCTCACAGACATAAATTGTATCCATCACAATATGTCTATTACTGTTTGTTCCACTTCTTAAAGCCTATTctacaatagggtattccactatttttgaaaaaatacttcaaaatgttgatttcctaataaaaagccacaaaaaatttatttcggaaaaatacacacgttttcttgccaaaaacttaaattaaattttgaaccttttttaaactgtcaaaaacgcgcatctaatttgatgacgtcatatgggtatcactatactaaataacataattttgacaaatttattCATAgatatctgattataatataaatataactgatggtctatgactcataccgctatgacatcacagcagggcttactcgcgttttaggtcacgtgatatacagtttaaaaattacgatttttaattttaatattttaaaagaaaaaagtgcttttatggctcgaaatcagaatatttaagtatatttttacagaaattttaactattttcaaatttcatgatttattttttactaacgaTAATAAAGAGGGTTGAATGAATTGGATGAGGGATGTGTGAGATCAAAGATCAAGAAAGAAATTGAAGAGTTAGCGATACGTGAAAGTTTGAATGATATAAGACTGAAAGAGAGTCTAAGCCTTTATAACCTTAGACCATTATAGACTAGGTGCTAGATATGTGAATGTGTGTAATAGAAGTGAGAGATACTTGATTGCAAATTTTAGAATGTATGGGAAAGTGTGAAAGTTGGTGGAGTTAGAGTATGTGTGTTGTGTGACTCAACAGAAAGTGTGAAGCATCTGATAGAGGACTGTCCAAGAACTGCAGGTCAAGAAAGGGAGGAATTACATTAAGTGGGACTGACTACAACTCAATCTATACTTAATTGCTCTAGTTTAAAGCTTATGATAACAGTAACGTCGTATCTGCGATATAGTTTGATAAAAA
This region includes:
- the LOC123295429 gene encoding protein C10 produces the protein MSNFTVENAIAALNDILEELNTEENSSKLQEARESIGNEMLKMMQYVFPMIMEIEMNVIKKYGFVEGREGIVKFSQMIRQFEKEDAEVARLHNLLRAYYLPSVAVATTADCPYEVSVET